From the genome of Globicephala melas chromosome 11, mGloMel1.2, whole genome shotgun sequence, one region includes:
- the C11H3orf49 gene encoding putative uncharacterized protein C3orf49 homolog, producing the protein MDHPHLYTPEPFKVAYGRVGRYRRFQQPRKRNGSFKRKGIERWHRAVSTNLVKQNVLVPKEESSNESDMEFHESQQNQKRDLVKKVKTFGGRMLSHKYRSKASKCQQRGLPNPKETLLSNTQSLLPRIVKELPSPKLFTKPRMRKLSQNATIQLDVVEAETEEITQGNTLLRARRTTKRLSVTSLPSGLQKFIRECPKVPYSSKKKPHFPAFKKKKHSTENILQKSDLTVGKLQMQVDDLIEAVTDTSMKLLAQRHAELQQCEFLGDEILQSSKQFQRISKRTMRKYKVKNVCFPCTWCCF; encoded by the exons ATGGACCATCCCCACCTGTATACACCAGAGCCCTTTAAGGTTGCTTACGGAAGAGTTGGCCGGTACCGAAGATTTCAGCAACCCAGAAAGAGAAATGGCTCATTCAAAAGGAAAGGGATTGAAAG atGGCATAGAGCTGTGTCTACCAACTTAGTAAAACAAAATGTGTTGGTCCCCAAAGAGGAATCATCCAATGAGAGTGACATGGAATTTCATGAAAGCCAGCAAAATCAGAAAAGAGATTTGGTCAAGAAAGTGAAGACTTTTGGGGGGAGGATGCTGTCACACAAGTACAGAAGCAAGGCCAGCAAGTGTCAGCAGAGAGGGCTCCCTAACCCTAAGGAAACCCTCCTTTCAAATACGCAGAGCCTTCTTCCTAGAATTGTCAAGGAGCTTCCATCGCCCAAGTTGTTTACCAAACCAAGAATGAGAAAGCTCTCGCAGAATG CAACTATACAACTTGATGTTGTAGAAGCAGAGACAGAGGAGATAACCCAAGGAAATACACTCCTCCGAGCCAGGAGAACCACCAAGCGGTTATCTGTGACATCCCTTCCCTCAGGACTGCAGAAG TTTATAAGAGAATGTCCCAAAG TTCCGTATTCCTCAAAAAAGAAACCACACTTTCCagcattcaaaaaaaagaaacatagcacGGAAAACATCCTCCAAAAATCAGATTTGACAGTAGGAAAGCTTCAAATGCAG GTGGATGACCTCATAGAAGCAGTGACAGATACATCCATGAAGCTATTGGCCCAAAGACACGCTGAGCTTCAACAGTGTGAGTTTCTAGGGGATGAAATCCTTCAGTCTTCCAAGCAGTTCCAGAGGATATCCAAGAGAACCATGAGGAAGTATAAAGTGAAAAACGTGTGTTTCCCATGTACCTGGTGCTGCTTCTGA